A single Ascochyta rabiei chromosome 4, complete sequence DNA region contains:
- a CDS encoding Glutathione synthase translates to MASTSHTDYPPELTAEEQNFIFTELKDWSIAHGLAVRPAPSFVQQSQDPSGVLATTAPVTVFPSLFPRTCFEDGLSIQRAYNELYSAIARDEQWLQGIVEELVDVDDFVAKLWQTHLAVKKEGYVQDVSLGLFRSDYMVHEDPSQSNPAPGLKQVEFNTIASSFGGLSSQVSALHRYLLSLGAYPSSTSSIIKADALRQSQSTSQLARGLAAGHKAYGESRTRRPLCVLFVVQDPERNVFDQRHLEYALLEENGVRSFRLPFGRTLEHTKLDGNRTLVYSPPHSSSTSYEVTTIYFRAGYSPDDYVKEEDWAARLHLEKSRAIKCPSVLTQLAGCKKVQQVLATPQSPHLKRFLPDDQVASRLLETFAPIYPLDNSNAGKEAKKLATDPSSAARFVLKPQREGGGNNIYRKAIPPFLEKLPETQWPAYILMEMIEPPPLRNAIIRNGVLERGGVICELGVYGVCLWRDGSGKNQKGEILENFDAGYLLRTKGDQSEEGGVAAGFGAVDSCCLVES, encoded by the coding sequence ATGGCCTCAACATCGCATACAGACTATCCCCCTGAGCTTACAGCCGAAGAGCAAAACTTCATCTTTACAGAGCTCAAAGACTGGTCGATAGCTCATGGCCTGGCCGTTCGCCCAGCTCCCTCCTTCGTCCAGCAATCTCAGGATCCTTCAGGTGTACTCGCAACAACAGCACCAGTCACAGTGTTCCCTAGCTTGTTTCCACGTACTTGCTTTGAAGATGGTCTGTCGATACAGAGAGCCTACAACGAACTGTATTCTGCCATAGCAAGAGACGAGCAATGGCTGCAGGGCATCGTCGAAGAGCTAGTCGATGTTGACGACTTCGTCGCAAAGCTGTGGCAGACTCACCTTGCTGTGAAGAAAGAGGGTTATGTCCAAGACGTATCACTTGGTCTTTTTCGTTCGGATTACATGGTTCACGAGGATCCGTCTCAGAGCAACCCTGCGCCTGGTCTGAAGCAAGTTGAGTTCAACACCATCGCATCTTCGTTTGGTGGATTGTCGTCTCAGGTGTCTGCGTTGCACAGGTACCTCCTGTCGCTAGGTGCATATCCTTCTTCGACCTCTTCCATCATCAAAGCAGATGCTCTCAGACAAAGTCAGTCTACGTCACAACTAGCAAGGGGGCTTGCAGCTGGACACAAGGCCTATGGAGAATCCAGAACCAGGCGTCCCTTGTGCGTTCTCTTTGTTGTACAAGACCCGGAACGGAACGTCTTCGACCAGAGACATCTGGAATACGCCTTACTAGAAGAGAATGGTGTACGATCCTTTCGACTGCCCTTCGGAAGGACATTAGAGCACACCAAACTCGATGGAAATCGGACATTAGTATACAGTCCGCCTCACTCTTCTTCGACGTCGTATGAAGTGACTACCATTTACTTCCGGGCAGGATACTCACCCGACGACTACGTGAAGGAAGAGGACTGGGCAGCGCGACTACATCTCGAGAAGAGCAGGGCGATCAAATGCCCAAGTGTACTGACTCAACTCGCTGGGTGCAAGAAAGTTCAACAAGTTCTGGCGACCCCTCAGTCACCCCACTTGAAGCGCTTTCTGCCCGACGACCAGGTTGCGTCACGGTTACTAGAAACTTTTGCGCCTATCTACCCGCTTGACAACAGCAATGCAGGCAAGGAAGCGAAGAAGCTTGCGACTGATCCATCGTCAGCGGCTCGATTTGTCCTGAAACCTCAACGCGAGGGAGGCGGCAACAACATCTATCGCAAAGCGATCCCTCCGTTTCTGGAGAAGCTTCCCGAGACACAATGGCCAGCATACATTCTGATGGAGATGATCGAACCGCCACCCCTTCGCAACGCTATCATCCGTAACGGGGTGCTGGAAAGGGGTGGTGTCATATGCGAACTGGGCGTGTACGGAGTCTGCCTTTGGCGAGACGGCTCCGGAAAGAATCAAAAAGGCGAAATTCTGGAGAACTTCGATGCAGGATATCTTCTCCGCACCAAGGGGGATCAAAGTGAAGAAGGAGGAGTGGCCGCAGGGTTCGGGGCGGTGGACAGCTGCTGCTTGGTTGAGAGCTGA
- a CDS encoding Ribosome-interacting GTPase 2 → MVNITEKIKEIEEEMKRTQKNKATEYHLGLLKGKLARLRAQLLEPAPGAGGGGGTGFDVSKSGDARIALVGFPSVGKSTFLSRVTKTKSEAASYAFTTLTAIPGVLEYAGAEIQVLDLPGIIEGAAEGKGRGRQVISAAKTSDLILMILDATKKAEQRRLLEAELEAVGIRLNREPPNIYLKPKKAGGMKINFQVPPKGGLDEKLIYQILKDYKMLNAEVLIRDEYATVDDFIDTIMIAHRKYIKCLYVYNKIDSISLPHLDQLAREPHTVIMSCELDLGIMDVVDRCWEELQLMRIYTKRKGYEPDFSEALIVRRGSTIEDVCDQVHRTLKETFKYAMVWGASARHVPQRVGLSHVVADEDVVSIVAR, encoded by the exons ATGGTGAACATTACAGAGAAGATCAAGGA GATCGAGGAGGAGATGAAGAGGACGCAGA AGAACAAGGCCACGG AATACCACCTTGGACTACTCAAAGG AAAGCTTGCCCGTCTCCGCGCCCAACTCCTCGAGCCCGCTCCAGgtgctggcggcggcggcggaaCAGGATTCGATGTGTCCAAATCTGGCGACGCCCGTATAGCGCTCGTCGGGTTCCCGTCGGTCGGAAAGTCAACCTTCTTGTCGAGAGTCACCAAGACCAAGTCGGAAGCGGCATCGTACGCCTTCACCACATTAACCGCCATCCCCGGTGTGCTCGAGTATGCGGGTGCTGAGATCCAGGTCCTCGATCTTCCTGGTATCATCGAGGGCGCCGCCGAGGGCAAGGGCCGCGGACGCCAGGTCATCAGCGCAGCTAAGACAAGCGACTTGATTCTGATGATCCTCGATGCCACCAAGAAGGCCGAGCAGAGAAGACTGCTCGAGGCTGAACTCGAAGCAGTCGGCATCCGACTCAACCGCGAGCCACC CAACATCTACCTGAAGCCGAAGAAAGCCGGCGGCATGAAGATCAACTTCCAAGTCCCGCCCAAAGGCGGGCTAGACGAGAAGCTCATCTACCAGATCCTCAAAGACTACAAGATGCTCAACGCCGAAGTGCTGATCCGCGACGAGTACGCCACCGTCGACGACTTCATCGACACCATCATGATCGCGCACAGAAAGTACATCAAGTGTCTGTACGTGTACAACAAAATCGACTCGATTTCGCTGCCGCACCTGGACCAGCTGGCGCGCGAACCGCACACGGTCATCATGAGCTGCGAGCTGGATCTGGGCATCATGGATGTCGTCGATCGCTGCTGGGAGGAGCTGCAGCTCATGCGCATCTACACCAAGCGCAAGGGCTACGAGCCGGATTTCAGCGAGGCGCTGATTGTGAGGCGCGGGAGCACGATTGAGGATGTTTGCGATCAGGTGCATAGGACGCTCAAGGAGACGTTCAAGTATGCCATGGTGTGGGGGGCTAGTGCGCGCCATGTGCCGCAGAGGGTCGGGTTGAGTCATGTCGTCGCTGATGAGGATGTGGTTAGTATTGTGGCGAGGTAG
- a CDS encoding Delta(7)-sterol 5(6)-desaturase, producing MDIVLELADTFIFDHAYAKLLPAATSFLAANATFSSLKEEPTSFALPVATWQYEPATKYFSIQPSPAAYGSAWPRDDWRRQLLTLYLITWLFGVLVYYVFASASYFFVFDKATFAHPRYLKNQIRLEMKQANIAFPIMAIFTAPWFLAEVRGYSKLYDATEEGPGAWYNWLQFPLFVCFTDFCIYWIHRGLHHKSIYKTLHKPHHKWIMPTPFASHAFHPLDGYAQGLPYHIFPFIFPLQKFAYVALFIFVNIWTVLIHDGEYAHNSPIINGAACHTMHHLYFNYNYGQFTTLWDRMGGSYRKPNDELFQKELKMCQSEWAKQAKAVDRMVEEVEGEDDRKYEPDVEPKKVR from the exons ATGGATATCGTGCTCGAGCTCGCAGACACCTTCATCTTTGACCACGCCTACGCCAAGCTGCTCCCCGCTGCAACATCATTTCTCGCCGCCAATGCCACCTTTTCGAGCCTGAAAGAGGAGCCCACCAGCTTCGCCCTGCCGGTGGCAACATGGCAGTACGAACCTGCGACCAAGTACTTTTCAATCCAGCCCTCGCCAGCTGCATACGGGAGTGCATGGCCGCGTGATGATTGGCGCAGACAATTGTTGACCTTGTACCTGATTACATG GCTGTTCGGTGTCCTTGTCTACTATGTCTTTGCGTCCGCTTCCTATTTCTTCGTCTTCGACAAGGCGACGTTCGCCCACCCACGATACCTCAAAAACCAGATTCGTCTTGAGATGAAACAAGCCAACATTGCCTTTCCCATCATGGCCATCTTTACCGCGCCGTGGTTCTTGGCTGAAGTCCGTGGCTACTCGAAGCTCTACGACGCCACAGAGGAGGGGCCTGGAGCCTGGTACAACTGGCTGCAGTTCCCGCTGTTTGTCTGCTTCACCGACTTCTGCATCTACTGGATCCACCGCGGTCTGCACCATAAGAGCATCTACAAGACGCTGCACAAGCCCCACCACAAATGGATCATGCCCACGCCCTTCGCCTCGCACGCTTTCCACCCCCTGGACGGCTACGCCCAGGGCCTGCCCTATCACATCTTCCCCTTCATTTTCCCGCTCCAGAAGTTCGCCTACGTCGCTCTCTTCATCTTCGTGAACATATGGACAGTCCTCATCCACGACGGAGAGTACGCGCACAACTCACCCATCATCAACGGCGCGGCCTGCCACACCATGCATCACCTGTACTTCAACTACAACTACGGGCAGTTCACGACGCTGTGGGACCGCATGGGTGGCAGCTACAGAAAGCCCAACGACGAGCTGTTCCAGAAGGAGCTGAAGATGTGCCAGAGCGAGTGGGCGAAGCAGGCCAAGGCCGTCGATCGGATGGTGGAGGAAGTCGAAGGCGAAGACGACCGCAAATACGAGCCTGATGTGGAGCCCAAGAAGGTCCGCTAG
- a CDS encoding Putative DNA helicase ino80, whose protein sequence is MDALSRSPVSPTLYQPMTRGAVQPAPPPQPYSRRPSIKEEVSPARVDCAPCRVTDPPQAPPPPPPRADPMSLSSIMSSGADTEPSKPVQPPPFASNLPLFVKQEAQPSPAPADLPHTNGYRAYEAMPPVDSAPPPQQYAARELPLPDEAEVQAALAHIETTQMNDLDAAGVPRERDEYAQNSKKRALEVAAAEDSKRKRRRDAHLRRLTDTLGAHRDYAKQSYNMEHEADAWQQVQSQEIAEEKERKKDMQRKRRREKTIQNEEAKRAEALAKAGQADNEEEKERHLLAAQKAERKAKNTSQLLQGNAPIKDIRDVTPNGPNMDGGTMSSFQASDDLAGGKRKGGRSTGRLKKSKEQKQAEKDAAAAGQAAIDRGDDLPSIAPREEARLGMLQSRSQTEDLGPVVLTSYDSPAYRNIYNQIIKDIARKDVPKVVRIKENSLSTKQSNLRKTAQLASKEARRWQMRTNKNTKDMQARAKRGMREMLAFWKRNERDERESRKNAERQELENAKKAEADREANRQKRKLNFLISQTELYSHFIGKKARTAEIERSTDDAETAASAPAEEHGSGLDIPNMSAEGGAKVTNFEDLDFDNEDESALNAAAMANAQHAIQQAQDKARAFNKGGDGEDDGELNFQNPSGLQNREDWIPQPGLLDCTLKEYQLKGLNWLVNLYEQGINGILADEMGLGKTVQSISVMAYLAERYNIWGPFLVIAPASTLHNWQQEITRFVPDLNVLPYWGSAKDRKVLRKFWDRKHITYDRNAPFHVVVTSYQLVVQDAQYFQKMRWQYMILDEAQAIKSSQSSRWKSLLAFHSRNRLLLTGTPIQNNMQELWALLHFIMPSLFDSHDEFSDWFSKDIESHAQSNTKLNEDQLRRLHMILKPFMLRRVKKHVQKELGDKIELDVFCDLTYRQRAYYTNLRNKISIMDLIEKAVGDDQDSATLMNLVMQFRKVCNHPDLFERADTWSPFSFAAFAETGSFLREGQNVRVAYSTRSMIEYPLPRLVCRNGGRLDIPGSENPKTGFNAHWLYNQLNIWTPDNLEKSAQKAGAHSWLRFSDVSVSEASKIAKSDLFHRAVELGNKPNKAARFSILYDDDDGGWTPKHSMLNIIDRQDRKPLAELTTEGYMHTLLNVARPAFEETGLNIIERCAKPAASAPPVELYCASQGVIAEKQNTFFNQSIRSTLYGISSTAEQAILESKADSTALTVRDRLPPPTNERSRYTHIEAPSMSRFVTDSGKLAQLDALLKELKANDHRVLLYFQMTRMIDLMEEYLTYRNYKFVRLDGSTKLEDRRDTVADFQSDRSIFVFLLSTRAGGLGINLTSADTVIFYDSDWNPTIDSQAMDRAHRLGQTRQVTVYRLITRGTIEERIRKRALQKEEVQRVVISGGAGGAVDFNTRSRENRTKDMAMWLVDDEQAAEIEKKEAELAEQEKNAPPGKKRKSKKRVEANLDDMYHEGEGHFDQSEKPSGAATPIPNAEAPEGGKKKKGLSKKAKTAKQRLAVADGEV, encoded by the exons ATGGACGCCCTGTCCCGCTCGCCCGTCTCGCCGACCCTCTACCAGCCCATGACCCGCGGTGCTGTCCAACCGGCCCCTCCCCCACAGCCCTACTCCAGGAGACCGTCGATCAAGGAAGAGGTGAGTCCAGCTCGCGTCGACTGCGCGCCCTGTCGCGTCACTGACCCTCCGCAggcaccaccaccgccgccaccacgCGCCGACCCCATGTCTCTCTCCAGCATCATGTCTTCGGGCGCCGACACCGAACCCTCGAAGCCTGTGCAACCCCCGCCCTTTGCCTCGAACCTGCCGCTGTTTGTCAAACAGGAGGCACAGCCCTCCCCAGCACCCGCCGACCTGCCCCACACAAACGGCTACCGCGCATACGAAGCTATGCCCCCGGTCGACAGTGCACCACCACCGCAGCAATATGCCGCCCGCGAGCTGCCCCTCCCCGACGAGGCCGAGGTGCAGGCTGCTCTCGCTCACATCGAGACGACACAGATGAACGATCTCGATGCTGCCGGCGTGCCGCGTGAGCGCGACGAGTACGCCCAGAACAGCAAGAAGCGTGCGCTGGaggtcgccgccgccgaggaCAGCAAGCGCAAGCGCCGACGAGACGCCCACTTGAGGAGACTCACCGACACGCTCGGCGCACATCGCGACTACGCCAAGCAATCGTACAACATGGAGCACGAGGCTGATGCGTGGCAGCAAGTCCAGAGCCAAGAGATCGCCGAGGAGAAGGAGCGCAAGAAGGACATGCAACGCAAAAGACGGCGCGAGAAGACCATCCAAAACGAGGAGGCCAAGCGCGCAGAGGCACTGGCCAAAGCTGGCCAGGCCGACAacgaagaagagaaggagagacACCTCCTGGCCGCCCAGAAAGCCGAGCGCAAGGCTAAGAACACTTCGCAACTCCTCCAAGGAAACGCGCCGATCAAGGACATTCGCGATGTCACTCCCAACGGGCCGAACATGGACGGCGGGACGATGAGTTCTTTCCAGGCATCTGATGACCTCGCTGGTGGAAAGCGCAAAGGTGGCCGCAGCACAGGGCGTCTCAAGAAGAGCAAGGAACAGAAGCAGGCAGAGAAAGACGCTGCTGCGGCTGGTCAAGCTGCTATCGACCGTGGCGACGACCTCCCTAGCATTGCACCCCGCGAAGAAGCACGTCTTGGCATGCTCCAGAGTCGCAGTCAAACTGAGGATCTGGGACCGGTCGTTCTTACGTCGTACGATTCCCCCGCATACCGCAACATCTACAACCAAATCATCAAGGACATTGCCCGCAAAGATGTGCCCAAGGTGGTTCGCATCAAAGAGAACTCGCTGTCGACCAAGCAGTCCAACCTCCGCAAGACCGCACAGCTGGCGTCCAAGGAGGCTCGCAGATGGCAGATGCGCACCAACAAGAACACAAAAGATATGCAGGCGAGAGCCAAGCGTGGTATGCGAGAGATGCTGGCATTCTGGAAGAGAAACGAACGTGACGAGCGTGAATCTCGAAAGAACGCCGAACGCCAGGAGCTTGAGAACGCAAAGAAGGCCGAAGCGGACCGTGAAGCGAACCGACAAAAGCGCAAACTCAACTTCCTCATCTCGCAGACCGAGCTCTACTCCCATTTCATTGGCAAGAAAGCCCGCACGGCGGAGATTGAGAGGTCGACCGACGATGCAGAGACTGCTGCCAGCGCACCCGCCGAGGAACACGGAAGCGGTCTCGACATACCCAACATGTCCGCAGAGGGAGGAGCCAAGGTCACCAATTTTGAAGACCTCGACTTCGACAATGAGGATGAGAGCGCCCTCAACGCTGCTGCCATGGCCAACGCTCAACACGCCATTCAACAGGCACAGGACAAGGCCAGAGCTTTTAACAAGggcggcgacggcgaggACGATGGCGAGCTCAACTTCCAAAATCCTTCGGGTTTGCAGAACAGGGAAGACTGGATACCACAACCCGGCTTACTCGACTGCACGCTCAAAGAATACCAACTCAAGGGTCTCAACTGGCTGGTCAATCTGTATGAGCAGGGCATCAACGGCATCCTGGCTGATGAGATGGGTCTGGGGAAAACAGTGCAGTCCATCTCCGTCATGGCCTATCTCGCGGAACGCTACAACATCTGGGGGCCGTTCCTCGTTATCGCTCCGGCCTCCACGTTGCACAACTGGCAGCAAGAAATCACCCGCTTCGTTCCAGATCTCAATGTACTGCCATATTGGGGTTCAGCAAAAGACCGGAAGGTACTGCGCAAGTTCTGGGATCGCAAGCACATCACGTACGATCGGAACGCGCCGTTCCACGTCGTCGTGACGTCCTACCAGTTGGTCGTGCAAGACGCACAGTACTTCCAGAAGATGCGTTGGCAGTACATGATCCTCGACGAAGCTCAGGCTATCAAGTCCTCCCAGAGTTCTCGATGGAAAAGTTTGCTTGCCTTCCATTCGCGCAACCGACTGTTGTTGACCGGAACACCCATTCAGAACAACATGCAAGAGCTGTGGGCTCTGCTCCATTTCATCATGCCGAGTTTGTTCGACTCTCACGACGAGTTCAGCGATTGGTTTTCAAAAGACATCGAGAGTCACGCCCAGAGCAACACCAAGCTGAATGAAGACCAGCTAAGGCGTCTGCACATGATCCTCAAGCCCTTCATGTTGAGACGTGTCAAGAAGCATGTGCAGAAGGAGCTGGGAGACAAGATCGAGCTGGATGTATTCTGCGACCTTACCTACCGCCAGCGCGCTTACTACACCAATCTGCGGAACAAGATCAGCATCATGGATCTTATCGAGAAGGCTGTTGGCGATGACCAAGACAGCGCGACGTTGATGAACCTCGTCATGCAGTTCAGAAAGGTCTGCAATCACCCTGATCTGTTCGAGCGCGCCGACACGTGGTCACCATTCTCCTTTGCCGCCTTCGCTGAGACCGGATCTTTCTTGCGCGAGGGTCAGAATGTGCGAGTCGCCTACTCAACACGTAGCATGATCGAGTATCCTCTGCCGCGATTGGTGTGCCGCAATGGTGGAAGGCTCGACATCCCTGGCTCAGAGAATCCCAAGACTGGCTTCAACGCTCACTGGTTATACAATCAGCTGAACATCTGGACTCCAGACAACCTCGAAAAGTCGGCTCAAAAGGCCGGTGCGCACTCCTGGCTTCGATTCTCCGATGTATCGGTGAGCGAAGCCTCGAAGATTGCAAAGAGCGACCTATTCCATCGAGCTGTTGAGCTTGGGAATAAGCCAAACAAGGCTGCTCGATTCAGCATCCTAtacgatgatgatgacggAGGATGGACTCCGAAGCACTCCATGCTGAACATCATTGATCGACAGGACAGGAAGCCTCTAGCTGAGCTTACCACCGAGGGCTACATGCACACCCTTCTCAACGTGGCTCGGCCCGCATTCGAAGAGACGGGGCTTAATATTATTGAACGATGTGCCAAGCCAGCCGCCTCCGCGCCACCAGTCGAGCTGTACTGCGCCAGTCAGGGCGTCATCGCTGAGAAGCAGAATACATTCTTCAACCAGTCGATACGATCCACTCTGTACGGCATCTCGAGCACGGCTGAACAAGCAATTCTGGAGTCCAAGGCAGACAGCACAGCTCTGACGGTTCGGGACAGACTGCCACCTCCCACCAACGAGAGGTCACGATACACACATATCGAGGCTCCGTCAATGTCGCGTTTTGTTACGGATTCCGGCAAGCTCGCTCAACTAGATGCACTGCTGAAGGAGCTGAAGGCAAACGACCACCGTGTCCTGCTCTACTTCCAAATGACCAGGATGATCGACCTTATGGAGGAATACCTCACCTACCGTAACTACAAATTCGTTCGCCTCGACGGTTCCACCAAGCTCGAAGACCGTCGAGACACTGTTGCCGACTTCCAGAGCGACAGATCGATCTTCGTCTTCTTATTATCCACCCGTGCTGGTGGTCTCGGTATCAACTTGACGTCTGCCGACACCGTCATCTTCTACGATTCTGATTGGAACCCCACCATCGATTCGCAAGCTATGGATCGTGCTCATCGTCTCGGTCAGACCAGACAAGTCACTGTCTACCGTCTCATCACGCGCGGTACGATTGAAGAACGTATTCGCAAGCGTGCGCTGCagaaagaagaagtacaGCGCGTCGTCATTTCCGGAGGCGCCGGCGGCGCAGTCGACTTCAACACTCGGTCCAGGGAGAACCGCACCAAAGACATGGCCATGTGGCTTGTGGACGACGAGCAGGCGGCCGAGATTGAGAAGAAGGAGGCTGAGCTCGCTGAGCAAGAAAAAAACGCGCCACCAGGCAAAAAGCGCAAATCAAAGAAACGAGTTGAGGCCAACTTGGACGATATGTACCACGAAG GCGAGGGACACTTCGACCAAAGTGAAAAGCCCAGCGGTGCAGCAACACCTATTCCCAACGCTGAAGCGCCTGAAGGCGGcaaaaagaagaagggccTCAGCAAGAAAGCGAAAACTGCGAAACAGCGTCTCGCGGTTGCTGATGGAGAAGTTTGA
- a CDS encoding Ribosome biogenesis protein brx1 yields MAAVYKQLSGNDRDEEKPTAEKRNRQRVLILSSRGVTFRHRHLLQDLYSLMPHSRKEAKFDSKTKLYQLNEMAELYNCNNILFFEARKGKDLYCWMSKPPNGPTVKMHLQNLHTMEELNFIGNCLKGSRPILSFDAAFDKQAHLRVIKELFTQVFGVPKNSRKTKPFVDHVMGFTVADGKIWIRVYQINESETGKKKPVNGDDMDVDELVSKKKGKSSDFDVSLVEIGPRFVLTPIVIQESSFGGPIIYENKEFVSPNQIRSDLLKAKAGRFNTRTEAQRDTRNRRADLGLTSHGGLKKAKDPLSDQVLFA; encoded by the exons ATGGCCGCCGTTTACAAGCAGCTGTCGGGAAACGACCGTGACGAGGAGAAGCCCACGGCCGAGAAGAGGAACAGGCAGCGCGTGCTGATCCTG AGCTCCCGAGGTGTCACTTTCCGCCATCGCCATCTGCTGCAGGATCTGTACTCCTTGAT GCCCCATAGCCGGAAAGAGGCAAAGTTCGACTCCAAGACCAAGCTTTACCAACTGAACGAGATGGCGG AGCTCTACAACTGCAACAACATCCTCTTCTTCGAGgcaaggaaaggaaaggaccTCTACTGCTGGATGAGCAAGCCACCCAACGGACCCACTGTCAAGATGCACCTCCAGAACTTGCACACCATGGAGGAACTCAACTTCATCGGCAACTGCCTCAAGGGATCCAGGCCCATTCTCTCGTTCGACGCCGCGTTTGACAAGCAAGCCCACCTCCGTGTCATCAAGGAACTTTTCACCCAGGTTTTTGGTGTCCCCAAGAACTCCCGCAAGACCAAACCGTTCGTAGACCACGTGATGGGCTTCACGGTGGCAGACGGCAAGATCTGGATCCGCGTGTACCAAATCAACGAGTCCGAGACAGGCAAGAAGAAGCCAGTCAACGGAGACGACATGGATGTCGACGAGCTGGTGTCcaagaagaagggcaagaGCTCCGACTTTGACGTCAGCCTGGTCGAGATCGGCCCCCGCTTCGTCCTTACCCCCATCGTCATCCAGGAGTCGAGTTTCGGAGGACCCATCATCTACGAGAACAAGGAGTTTGTGTCGCCCAACCAGATTCGTTCCGATCTTCTCAAGGCAAAGGCCGGCCGATTCAACACGCGCACAGAGGCCCAGAGGGACACCAGGAACAGGCGTGCTGACCTCGGCCTCACGTCGCACGGAGGCCTCAAGAAGGCAAAGGACCCGCTCAGCGACCAGGTTCTTTTTGCGTAG
- a CDS encoding Pre-mRNA-splicing factor has protein sequence MAEVQSPPAQTAPAPTNNEPSLEPSTSTSTELAPMTTEQIIITTNAEGKKVKKIIRRKRRPARPQVDAATFKTDAPPPTGTIFNIWYNKWSGGDREDKYLSKTAAQGRCNIAKDSGYTKADKTPGAYFCLFFARGICPKGVDCEYLHRLPTVTDMFPSNIDCFGRDKHSDYRDDMGGVGSFQRQNRTLYIGRIHVTDDIEEIVARHMQEWGQVERTRVLTARGVAFVTYMNEANSQFAKEAMAHQSLDHGEILNVRWATVDPNPAAAKREAHRIEEQAAEAIRKALPAAYVAEIEGRDPEQKKRRKVEGSFGLQGYEAPDDVWYAKEKGDWEQAREIESGGLENRKMIEAGGQDEDTEYGALMAPQQITQAGGNGILSGSTLAALKGYTATASNKRPAPSGPLLAGYGSDDDSD, from the coding sequence ATGGCCGAAGTACAATCACCGCCCGCGCAGACAGCGCCAGCGCCCACAAACAACGAACCCTCCCTCGAACCCTCGACATCGACCTCCACCGAACTCGCGCCTATGACGACCGAACAAATCATCATCACCACCAATGCCGAAGGCAAGAAAGTCAAGAAGATAATTCGCCGCAAGCGCCGCCCTGCACGCCCCCAGGTCGACGCAGCAACATTCAAAACAGACGCGCCGCCGCCCACCGGCACAATCTTCAACATCTGGTACAACAAATGGTCCGGCGGCGACCGCGAAGACAAATACCTCTCCAAGACCGCTGCACAGGGGCGCTGCAACATTGCCAAAGACAGCGGTTACACAAAAGCCGACAAAACACCAGGAGCCTACTTCTGCCTCTTCTTCGCGCGGGGCATCTGCCCCAAGGGCGTCGACTGCGAATACCTGCACCGCCTGCCGACCGTCACCGACATGTTCCCGAGCAACATCGACTGTTTCGGGCGCGACAAGCACTCAGACTACCGGGACGACATGGGCGGCGTGGGAAGTTTCCAGCGGCAGAACCGCACGCTGTACATTGGACGAATCCACGTCACCGACGACATCGAGGAGATTGTCGCGCGCCACATGCAGGAATGGGGCCAGGTGGAGCGCACGCGCGTGCTGACAGCGCGCGGCGTCGCTTTCGTCACGTACATGAACGAGGCCAACTCGCAGTTTGCAAAGGAAGCAATGGCGCACCAGAGCCTCGACCACGGCGAAATCCTAAACGTCCGCTGGGCCACCGTCGACCCCAACCCGGCCGCTGCCAAGAGAGAGGCCCACAGAATTGAAGAGCAGGCCGCCGAAGCCATCCGCAAGGCGCTGCCCGCAGCCTACGTTGCCGAGATAGAGGGCCGGGATCCAGAGCAGAAGAAGCGGCGGAAAGTCGAGGGCAGCTTCGGGTTACAAGGCTACGAGGCACCAGACGACGTGTGGTACGCCAAGGAAAAGGGCGACTGGGAACAAGCACGCGAGATTGAGTCGGGCGGGCTGGAGAACAGGAAGATGATCGAGGCGGGCGGGCAAGACGAAGACACAGAATATGGCGCGCTTATGGCGCCACAGCAGATCACACAAGCTGGAGGGAACGGGATACTGTCCGGCTCAACACTTGCGGCCCTGAAGGGATACACAGCGACTGCGTCAAACAAGCGACCAGCACCGTCAGGCCCTCTGCTGGCTGGGTACGGCAGTGATGATGACAGCGATTAG